The segment CCTTTTGCGTTTTTGGTAGGGCGGCGTTGCTGCGCCGCCCCAATTCCGGCTGCGCGGCAGCGCAGCCCTTCCACAAATCAATACCGATAATGCTCCGGCTTGTACGGGCCTTCGGGCGGCACGCCAAGGTAGTCGGCTTGTTTCTTCGTGAGCCTGGTCAGTTTCACGCCGATGCGTTCGAGGTGCAGGCGGGCGACTTCTTCGTCCAGATGCTTCGGCAGGCGATAGACGCCGACTTTGTTCGTGTCGCGATTTTTCCAGAGATCCAGTTGCGCGAGGCATTGGTTGGTGAAGCTGTTGCTCATCACGAAGCTCGGATGGCCGGTGGCGCAGCCGAGGTTCACGAGCCGGCCTTCGGCAAGCAGATAAATCGTGCGGCCATTGGGCAACACGTATTTGTCGTACTGCGGCTTCACGTTGATTTTCTTCACGCCTTTCAACGTGTTGAGCCTGTCCACCTGAATCTCGTTGTCGAAGTGACCGATGTTACACACGATCGCCTGGTCCTTCATCTTGAGGATGTGGTCGAGCGTGATGACGTCGCAATTGCCGGTGGTCGTCACGTAGATGTCGCCGATGCCGAGCGTGTCTTCGAGCGTGGTGACTTCGAAGCCTTCCATCGCAGCTTGGAGCGCGTTGATGGGGTCAATCTCGGTGACGATGACGCGCGCCCCGAATCCGCGTAGCGAATGCGCGCAGCCCTTGCCGACGTCGCCGTAGCCAGCGACGACCGCGACCTTGCCGGCGATCATGACGTCGGTGGCGCGCTTGATGCCATCGGCGAGCGATTCGCGGCAGCCGTAGAGGTTATCGAACTTGGACTTGGTGACCGAGTCGTTGACGTTGATGGCGGGCACTAGGAGCTTGCCCTGTTCGAGCATCTGGTAGAGGCGATGCACGCCAGTGGTCGTTTCTTCGGAAACCCCTTTCCAATCCTTCACGACTTCGTGCCAGAAATCGGGCCGCTCCTTCGCGACGCGCTTGAGTAACGCCTTGATAACGGCGACTTCGTGATTGTCGCTCGGCGTGTTGACCCAGTTATCGCCGTTTTCGAGTTCGTAACCTTTGTGAATCAAAAGTGTCGCGTCCCCGCCGTCGTCCACGATGAGTTGCGGGCCTTTGCTGCCGGGATGCGTGAGCGCGGCGAGGGTGAAGTCCCAGTATTCCTCGAGCGATTCGCCCTTGTGCGCGAACACGGGGATGCCGGCCTTCGCGATGGCGGCGGCGGCGTGATCCTGCGTGGAGAAGATGTTACAGCTCGCCCAGCGCACGGACGCGCCGAGCTCGGCGAGCGTCTCAATGAGGATCGCCGTCTCGATGGTCATGTGCAAAGAGCCGGTGATGCGCACGCCCTTGAGCGGCTTGGTCACGCCATATTTCTTGCGGATGGACATGAGGCCCGGCATTTCATGCTGGCAGACTTCGATGGTTTTGCGGCCCCATTCAGCGAGCGAGAGGTCGCGAACGGCGAAATCGCCTTTTGTTGCGCCGTTGCCGTTGGTTTTCGCGATCTTCACGCGGGTTGGAGGAAGTTTAACAGTTGGCATAGATTGAAAAATGAATTTTATGGAGCGGAAGTTTATTTCACCGCGCGTTTGAGCGCGCCGGCCTTGTCGGTGCGTTCCCAGGTGATGCTGTCGAGGTCATCCACCTTGCCGAAGTGGCCGTAGTTGGTGGTCTTCGAGTAAATCGGGCGCAGCAGGTTCAACTGCCGGATGATGTCGGCGGGCTTGAAGCTGAAGACCTCGCAGACGGCCTTCTCGATGACTTCGTCGGGCACCTTGCCCGTGCCGAAAGTGTTCACGCAAACGCTGACCGGATCGGGATAGCCGATGGCGTAGGCGAACTGAATCTCCGCGCTCGTCGCCAGACCGGACGCCACGATGTTCTTCGCCACGTAACGGCCCATGTAAGCCGCGCTGCGATCCACCTTGCTCGGGTCCTTGCCGCTGAACGCGCCGCCGCCGTGACGGCCCA is part of the Candidatus Angelobacter sp. genome and harbors:
- the ahcY gene encoding adenosylhomocysteinase translates to MPTVKLPPTRVKIAKTNGNGATKGDFAVRDLSLAEWGRKTIEVCQHEMPGLMSIRKKYGVTKPLKGVRITGSLHMTIETAILIETLAELGASVRWASCNIFSTQDHAAAAIAKAGIPVFAHKGESLEEYWDFTLAALTHPGSKGPQLIVDDGGDATLLIHKGYELENGDNWVNTPSDNHEVAVIKALLKRVAKERPDFWHEVVKDWKGVSEETTTGVHRLYQMLEQGKLLVPAINVNDSVTKSKFDNLYGCRESLADGIKRATDVMIAGKVAVVAGYGDVGKGCAHSLRGFGARVIVTEIDPINALQAAMEGFEVTTLEDTLGIGDIYVTTTGNCDVITLDHILKMKDQAIVCNIGHFDNEIQVDRLNTLKGVKKINVKPQYDKYVLPNGRTIYLLAEGRLVNLGCATGHPSFVMSNSFTNQCLAQLDLWKNRDTNKVGVYRLPKHLDEEVARLHLERIGVKLTRLTKKQADYLGVPPEGPYKPEHYRY